One stretch of Streptomyces hygroscopicus DNA includes these proteins:
- a CDS encoding methyltransferase translates to MGSTGGGTRSAPDAVERVARGKRMGREADGCAEEAAAVRSGLVREIVAGGGLTDPAWRAAFEEVPRHLFVPYYYEAGEAGTAAAGTAAGAPGAAGAVGTAGAARVAGTAGTAARAAGSVGAVGAVGAVGAVGAVGAPGAAGTTGAAGTPATAGAANASGRETAGAARAGAAHGTVGYTRLWRDDPHPLRRARWLVGAYANAPLATRVRDGELITSSSQPSLMARMLQALQVRDGDRVLEIGAGTGYNAALLAHRLGDTQVTTLDLDPEITEAARNHLAAAGFRPAVVTGDGARGCPLHAPYDRIIATCAVASIPSAWLGQCRPGALILTPLATGLIALRVADARHAEGHFLAMPAYFVPLRGSGPPPQVPTHGLPSRPLLDDSFRFLLNVAAGHMEPVEALALWEHEGRPGRERYGVTVRGERQWVWLDDPEGAYGWPLGPPGGLQPRLQPF, encoded by the coding sequence ATGGGCAGCACGGGCGGTGGCACACGCAGTGCGCCGGACGCCGTGGAGCGTGTGGCGCGGGGGAAGCGTATGGGCCGGGAGGCCGATGGGTGCGCCGAGGAGGCCGCGGCGGTACGGTCCGGGCTGGTCCGGGAGATCGTGGCGGGCGGCGGCCTCACGGACCCCGCCTGGCGGGCGGCCTTCGAGGAGGTGCCGCGCCATCTCTTCGTGCCCTACTACTACGAGGCTGGGGAGGCGGGCACGGCGGCGGCGGGCACGGCGGCGGGTGCGCCAGGCGCGGCGGGTGCGGTGGGCACGGCAGGCGCGGCACGCGTGGCGGGTACGGCAGGCACGGCGGCACGTGCGGCAGGCTCGGTGGGTGCGGTGGGTGCGGTGGGTGCGGTGGGTGCGGTGGGTGCGGTGGGTGCGCCTGGTGCGGCGGGCACGACGGGTGCGGCAGGCACACCAGCTACAGCGGGCGCGGCAAATGCGTCGGGCCGCGAGACAGCAGGGGCAGCGCGGGCCGGTGCGGCGCATGGGACGGTCGGCTACACCCGGCTGTGGCGCGACGACCCCCACCCGCTGCGGCGGGCCCGCTGGCTGGTAGGCGCGTACGCGAACGCCCCGCTCGCCACGCGGGTGCGCGACGGCGAGCTGATCACCTCCAGCAGCCAGCCGTCGCTCATGGCGCGGATGCTCCAGGCGCTCCAGGTGCGGGACGGGGACCGGGTGCTGGAGATCGGCGCGGGCACCGGCTACAACGCCGCGTTGCTGGCCCATCGGCTCGGCGACACCCAGGTCACGACTCTCGATCTCGACCCGGAGATCACCGAGGCGGCCCGTAACCATCTGGCCGCCGCCGGGTTCCGTCCCGCGGTCGTCACGGGCGACGGGGCGCGCGGCTGTCCGCTGCACGCTCCCTACGACCGGATCATCGCCACCTGCGCCGTGGCGTCCATCCCGTCCGCATGGCTCGGCCAGTGCCGTCCGGGCGCGCTGATCCTGACGCCGCTCGCGACCGGGCTGATCGCCCTGAGGGTCGCCGACGCCCGCCATGCGGAGGGGCATTTTCTGGCCATGCCCGCGTACTTCGTCCCGCTGCGCGGCAGCGGCCCGCCGCCTCAGGTGCCCACGCACGGTCTGCCGTCCCGGCCGCTGCTGGACGACTCCTTCCGCTTCCTGCTGAACGTGGCCGCGGGCCATATGGAGCCGGTCGAGGCCCTCGCGCTATGGGAGCACGAGGGCAGGCCGGGGCGGGAGCGCTACGGGGTGACGGTGCGGGGCGAGCGTCAATGGGTCTGGCTGGACGACCCGGAGGGCGCCTACGGCTGGCCGCTGGGCCCTCCCGGCGGCCTTCAGCCCCGGCTTCAGCCCTTCTAG
- a CDS encoding forkhead-associated protein: protein MPTCPNGHHSAADDWCEVCGHRMSGTPMPSGAVSPPPPQPAPGGHGLPVPPGGYGSPGPGGPPPPGGAGGYGYPAQQQELCPQCRTPREAQAPFCEECRFNFQTHTPSPYGPPQGGYAPPQQPGHGVPHVPHPGQGGPGPASAPGFGGDSDWTLPPPQQGGTPPHGAPQQGAPGHGQGAPPAVPQYGYGYPQAPAPPAQPYGNEGYAPPPQQQGPGHQPPQQQHPGAPQHSTPPGGAQYGQGGAPASAPGNWIAVVAPDREYFMAMMNRSGPEAAGLNLPAYSPEQQLPLNSGQITIGRRRHSTGEAPDIDLGRPPEDPGVSHQHALLVQQPDGVWAVVDQDSTNGTTINGGEEPIQPFVPVPLRDGDRVHVGAWTTITVRRG, encoded by the coding sequence ATGCCGACCTGTCCCAACGGCCACCACTCGGCGGCCGACGACTGGTGCGAGGTGTGTGGCCACCGGATGTCGGGGACACCCATGCCCTCCGGTGCCGTCTCGCCACCTCCGCCACAGCCCGCGCCGGGTGGCCACGGCCTGCCCGTGCCTCCGGGTGGCTACGGGAGTCCGGGGCCGGGCGGCCCACCGCCGCCCGGCGGCGCGGGGGGCTACGGCTATCCGGCGCAGCAGCAGGAGCTGTGCCCGCAGTGCCGCACGCCGCGTGAGGCGCAGGCTCCGTTCTGCGAGGAGTGCCGGTTCAACTTCCAGACGCACACGCCTTCTCCGTACGGGCCGCCGCAGGGCGGTTACGCGCCACCGCAGCAGCCGGGGCACGGGGTGCCGCATGTCCCGCACCCGGGGCAGGGCGGCCCCGGTCCCGCCTCCGCTCCGGGGTTCGGCGGCGACAGCGACTGGACGCTTCCGCCGCCGCAGCAGGGAGGCACGCCCCCGCACGGCGCGCCGCAGCAGGGCGCCCCGGGCCACGGCCAGGGCGCGCCCCCGGCCGTGCCGCAGTACGGCTACGGCTACCCCCAGGCTCCGGCGCCCCCCGCCCAGCCGTACGGGAACGAGGGGTACGCCCCGCCGCCGCAGCAGCAGGGGCCGGGCCACCAGCCGCCACAGCAGCAGCACCCCGGCGCGCCGCAGCACTCGACGCCGCCCGGCGGCGCCCAGTACGGCCAGGGTGGGGCTCCGGCGTCGGCGCCCGGGAACTGGATAGCCGTGGTCGCCCCGGACCGTGAGTACTTCATGGCGATGATGAACCGCAGCGGCCCGGAGGCCGCCGGGCTGAACCTCCCGGCCTACTCCCCCGAGCAGCAACTGCCGCTCAACAGCGGCCAGATCACCATCGGCCGGCGCCGCCACAGCACCGGTGAGGCCCCCGACATCGACCTCGGGCGCCCGCCCGAGGACCCGGGCGTCTCGCATCAGCACGCGCTCCTCGTCCAGCAGCCCGACGGCGTCTGGGCGGTCGTCGACCAGGACTCGACGAACGGGACGACGATCAACGGCGGCGAGGAGCCGATCCAGCCGTTCGTGCCGGTCCCGCTCCGGGACGGCGACCGCGTCCACGTCGGCGCGTGGACGACGATCACGGTGCGCCGGGGCTGA
- a CDS encoding von Willebrand factor type A yields MAHFSTPGAPRFSVEVYQNEYLPEGGREVNAIITVTSSGGGAAGDPPIPAPAAAPEAYDGVPGGYDGVPGAYDGAPGAYDGGGVPGGASARAAVVIMVDCSGSMDYPPTKMRHAREATAAAIDTVRDGVSFSVVAGTHKAVEVFPGNGRLAIADPLTRAQAKEALRSLSPGGGTAIGTWLLLADLLLGSADATIRHGILLTDGRNEHEEPQRLRAVLDACAGRFTCDARGVGTDWEVEEVTGIASALLGTADIVADPAGLSADFTRMMEAAMGKEIADVSLRLWTPKGAEVAYVKQVAPTVEDLTARRVEAGPRAGDYPTGSWGDESRDYHLCVRVPAAEVGQEMLAARISLVQPPPDGAGSPPSPLAQGLVRAVWTADLAVSTAMNPQVAHYTGQAELAQVIQQGMNARKSGDAEQATAKLGRAVQLATASGNEDTAKLLAKVVDVLDVAAGTVRLKAKVAEADEMTLETRSTKTVRVKK; encoded by the coding sequence ATGGCCCATTTCTCGACGCCCGGCGCACCGCGGTTCTCGGTCGAGGTCTATCAGAACGAGTACCTCCCCGAGGGAGGCCGCGAGGTGAACGCGATCATCACCGTCACCTCGTCCGGCGGCGGGGCCGCGGGAGACCCGCCGATCCCCGCTCCCGCCGCCGCCCCCGAGGCGTACGACGGCGTCCCCGGCGGGTACGACGGTGTCCCCGGCGCGTACGACGGCGCCCCCGGCGCGTACGACGGCGGGGGCGTCCCGGGCGGCGCCTCCGCCCGCGCGGCCGTGGTGATCATGGTGGACTGCTCCGGCTCGATGGACTATCCGCCGACGAAGATGCGCCACGCGCGGGAGGCGACCGCCGCCGCCATCGACACGGTGCGCGACGGCGTCTCCTTCTCCGTGGTGGCGGGCACCCATAAGGCGGTCGAGGTCTTTCCGGGCAACGGGCGGCTGGCCATCGCCGATCCACTCACCCGCGCCCAGGCCAAGGAGGCGCTGCGGAGCCTGAGTCCGGGCGGCGGCACCGCGATCGGCACCTGGCTGCTGCTGGCCGACCTGCTGCTCGGCTCCGCCGATGCCACGATCCGGCACGGCATTCTGCTCACCGACGGCCGGAACGAGCACGAGGAGCCGCAGCGGCTGCGGGCGGTGCTCGACGCCTGCGCGGGCCGCTTCACCTGCGACGCCCGCGGGGTGGGCACGGACTGGGAGGTCGAGGAGGTCACCGGGATCGCCTCCGCCCTGCTCGGAACGGCCGATATCGTCGCCGATCCCGCCGGACTCTCCGCGGACTTCACGCGGATGATGGAGGCGGCGATGGGCAAGGAGATCGCCGACGTCAGCCTCCGGCTGTGGACTCCCAAGGGCGCCGAAGTGGCGTATGTGAAACAGGTCGCACCGACGGTCGAGGATCTGACCGCCCGCCGCGTCGAAGCCGGTCCGCGCGCGGGCGACTATCCCACCGGGTCCTGGGGCGATGAGTCCCGCGACTATCACCTGTGTGTGAGAGTTCCGGCGGCGGAGGTCGGCCAGGAGATGCTCGCGGCCAGGATTTCCCTGGTCCAGCCGCCGCCCGACGGAGCCGGCAGCCCGCCTAGCCCGCTGGCACAGGGGCTGGTACGCGCGGTGTGGACGGCTGACCTGGCCGTCTCCACCGCGATGAATCCGCAGGTGGCGCACTATACAGGCCAAGCCGAACTGGCCCAGGTCATCCAACAGGGCATGAATGCCCGCAAGTCCGGCGATGCCGAACAAGCGACCGCGAAGCTGGGGCGTGCCGTACAGCTGGCGACCGCATCGGGGAACGAGGACACGGCGAAACTGCTTGCGAAGGTGGTGGACGTCCTCGATGTGGCGGCAGGTACTGTGCGACTCAAGGCGAAGGTCGCGGAGGCGGACGAGATGACACTCGAAACGCGCTCCACCAAGACAGTTCGCGTCAAGAAGTAG
- a CDS encoding ABC transporter ATP-binding protein: MEPHLDTYQIAGRFLLAEFIYTMRKTRKAHGDKVILDDVTLSFYPGAKIGVVGPNGAGKSTVLKIMAGLEQPSNGDAFLSPGYSVGILLQEPPLDESKTVLENVQDGVAETKGKLDRFNEIAEQMATDYSDALLEEMGKLQEDLDHANAWDMDAQLEQAMDALGCPPGDWPVTTLSGGEKRRVALCKLLLEAPDLLLLDEPTNHLDAESVNWLEQHLAKYAGTVVAITHDRYFLDNVAEWILELDRGRAIGYEGNYSTYLEKKQARLKVEGQKDAKRAKRLKEELDWVRSNAKGRQAKSRARLTRYEEMAAEAEKTRKLDFEEIQIPPGPRLGGVVVEVENLSKAFGEKVLIDDLSFTLPRNGIVGVIGPNGAGKTTLFKMIQGLETADAGSIKVGETVKISYVDQSRANIDPKKTLWAVVSDELDYINVGQVEMPSRAYVSAFGFKGPDQQKPAGILSGGERNRLNLALTLKQGGNLLLLDEPTNDLDVETLSSLENALLDFPGCAVVVSHDRWFLDRVATHILAYEGESKWFWFEGNFESYEKNKVERLGPDAARPHRATYKKLTRG; the protein is encoded by the coding sequence GTGGAGCCGCATCTCGATACCTACCAGATTGCCGGACGGTTTCTCTTGGCTGAGTTCATCTACACCATGCGCAAGACGCGCAAGGCGCACGGCGACAAGGTGATCCTCGACGACGTCACGCTGAGCTTTTACCCCGGCGCGAAGATCGGTGTCGTGGGCCCCAACGGCGCCGGTAAGTCGACGGTGCTGAAGATCATGGCCGGCTTGGAGCAGCCGTCCAATGGTGACGCCTTCCTCTCGCCCGGCTACAGCGTCGGCATCCTGCTCCAGGAGCCCCCGCTCGACGAGTCCAAGACCGTGCTGGAGAACGTCCAGGACGGCGTGGCGGAGACCAAGGGCAAGCTCGACCGCTTCAACGAGATCGCCGAGCAGATGGCGACCGACTACAGCGACGCGCTGCTCGAGGAGATGGGCAAGCTCCAGGAGGACCTGGACCACGCCAACGCGTGGGACATGGACGCCCAGCTCGAGCAGGCCATGGACGCCCTCGGCTGCCCGCCCGGCGACTGGCCGGTCACCACCCTCTCCGGCGGTGAGAAGCGCCGGGTCGCGCTCTGCAAGCTGCTGCTGGAGGCTCCCGACCTGCTGCTGCTGGACGAGCCCACCAACCACCTGGACGCCGAGTCCGTCAACTGGCTGGAGCAGCACCTCGCCAAGTACGCGGGCACCGTCGTGGCCATCACCCACGACCGGTACTTCCTGGACAACGTGGCCGAGTGGATCCTGGAGCTCGACCGCGGCCGCGCCATCGGCTACGAGGGCAACTACTCCACCTACCTGGAGAAGAAGCAGGCCCGGCTGAAGGTCGAGGGCCAGAAGGACGCCAAGCGCGCCAAGCGCCTCAAGGAGGAGCTGGACTGGGTCCGCTCCAACGCCAAGGGCCGCCAGGCCAAGTCCAGGGCCCGGCTGACCCGTTACGAGGAGATGGCCGCCGAGGCCGAGAAGACCCGGAAGCTGGACTTCGAGGAGATCCAGATTCCGCCGGGCCCGCGCCTGGGCGGCGTCGTGGTCGAGGTGGAGAACCTCTCCAAGGCGTTCGGCGAGAAGGTCCTCATCGACGACCTCTCCTTCACCCTCCCGCGCAACGGCATCGTCGGCGTCATCGGCCCCAACGGCGCCGGTAAGACGACGCTCTTCAAGATGATCCAGGGCCTGGAGACCGCCGACGCGGGCAGCATCAAGGTCGGCGAGACCGTCAAGATCTCCTACGTCGACCAGAGCCGCGCCAACATCGACCCGAAGAAGACGCTGTGGGCGGTCGTCTCCGACGAGCTCGACTACATCAACGTCGGCCAGGTCGAGATGCCGTCCCGTGCCTATGTCTCCGCGTTCGGCTTCAAGGGCCCGGACCAGCAGAAGCCGGCCGGCATCCTCTCGGGCGGTGAGCGCAACCGCCTCAACCTCGCGCTCACCCTCAAGCAGGGCGGCAATCTGCTGCTCCTCGACGAGCCCACCAACGACCTCGACGTCGAGACCCTCTCCTCGCTGGAGAACGCGCTGCTCGACTTCCCCGGCTGCGCCGTGGTCGTCTCCCACGACCGCTGGTTCCTCGACCGCGTCGCCACGCACATCCTGGCGTACGAGGGCGAGTCCAAGTGGTTCTGGTTCGAGGGCAACTTCGAGTCGTACGAGAAGAACAAGGTCGAGCGGCTCGGCCCGGACGCGGCCCGTCCGCACCGCGCCACCTACAAGAAGCTCACCCGGGGCTGA
- a CDS encoding globin gives MNEIPRGTLQEQTFYEQVGGEQTFRRLVHRFYQGVAEDPVLRPMYPEDDLGPAEERLVLFLMQYWGGPRTYSDNRGHPRLRMRHAPFTVNRAAHDAWLRHMRDAVDELELAPELEGQLWQYLTYAAASMINTEG, from the coding sequence GTGAATGAGATTCCGCGAGGCACACTTCAGGAGCAGACCTTCTACGAGCAGGTCGGCGGCGAGCAGACCTTCCGGCGTCTGGTCCACCGCTTCTACCAGGGAGTCGCGGAGGACCCGGTGCTCCGGCCGATGTACCCCGAGGACGACCTGGGGCCGGCCGAGGAACGGCTCGTACTCTTCTTGATGCAGTACTGGGGCGGCCCCCGCACCTACAGCGACAACCGCGGCCACCCGCGGCTGCGCATGCGCCACGCCCCCTTCACCGTGAACCGCGCCGCCCATGACGCCTGGCTGCGCCATATGCGCGACGCGGTCGACGAGCTGGAGCTGGCCCCGGAGCTCGAGGGCCAGCTGTGGCAGTACCTCACGTACGCCGCCGCCTCCATGATCAACACGGAGGGCTGA
- a CDS encoding single-stranded DNA-binding protein → MNESWVTVVGNAATRPDFWETAAGVAVARFRLAVTVRRWDRGRDAWADAYTSFYTVWTWRTLAANVAGSVSLGEPLVVHGTLRVREREWDRERERDRPLQGEGGGAAADPVPAVDSGGGPNQPRRWVTAEIDAMAVGHDLTRGTSAFRRVSQAKPLLNAPTGATSP, encoded by the coding sequence GTGAATGAGAGCTGGGTGACCGTGGTGGGCAATGCCGCGACGCGGCCGGACTTCTGGGAGACGGCGGCGGGTGTCGCGGTGGCCCGGTTCCGGTTGGCGGTGACGGTGCGCCGGTGGGACCGGGGGCGGGACGCGTGGGCGGACGCGTACACGAGTTTCTATACGGTCTGGACGTGGCGCACGCTCGCCGCGAATGTCGCCGGGTCGGTATCGCTCGGTGAACCCCTCGTTGTCCATGGGACGTTGCGGGTGCGGGAGCGCGAATGGGACCGGGAGCGAGAGAGGGATCGGCCGCTTCAGGGAGAAGGGGGAGGCGCGGCAGCGGACCCGGTGCCGGCCGTGGATTCCGGCGGCGGGCCGAATCAGCCCAGGCGCTGGGTCACCGCGGAGATCGACGCGATGGCGGTCGGACATGATCTTACGCGGGGTACATCCGCTTTTCGCCGTGTTTCACAGGCTAAACCGCTTCTAAACGCACCGACCGGGGCAACTTCCCCGTGA
- a CDS encoding Ser/Thr phosphatase yields MSQMPQPAQLSACPTCDEPPQAGDRYCDQCGADLTAAATPAAQAPGDRPVPPQLNGAARSPHPEPEPDDYELAAPAPDGYGQPADPRAAGTLGAPEAAPPTETGTPAEIDTGTNASTHTSAATSTGSMAGTGTGADPRLPGGEHRARCAACQEGTIDQDGYCERCGHAQARERDHMESELEGIAAATDRGLRHHRNEDAYAVSTAELPDGSPIVIAVVCDGVSSATRPDEASAAAAHAAGEALRASLPRGAHPQQAMNEAIVAAAEAVNSLAVETGAAAAHPEGQRHQNAPACTIVSAVVTGDILTIGWVGDSRAYWVPDDRTAPPARLTEDDSWAAQMVAAGLMSEAEAYADERAHAITGWLGADAYELEPHTASYKPDRPGVVVVCTDGLWNYAESPEQMARAVPPDARSRPLNSAQILVGHALDGGGHDNVTVAVVPFPAAPGRAGSA; encoded by the coding sequence ATGTCGCAGATGCCGCAGCCAGCCCAGCTGTCAGCCTGCCCGACCTGTGATGAGCCGCCGCAGGCGGGAGACAGATACTGCGATCAGTGCGGTGCCGATCTGACGGCGGCGGCCACGCCGGCGGCGCAGGCGCCCGGCGACCGGCCGGTGCCGCCGCAGCTGAACGGCGCGGCGCGGTCCCCCCACCCTGAGCCGGAGCCGGACGACTACGAGCTGGCCGCCCCGGCCCCCGACGGGTACGGGCAGCCGGCCGATCCGCGGGCCGCCGGGACGCTCGGCGCGCCCGAGGCGGCGCCACCCACCGAGACCGGCACCCCCGCGGAAATCGACACGGGGACCAACGCGAGTACGCACACCAGCGCGGCGACCAGCACGGGCAGCATGGCGGGCACCGGCACCGGGGCGGACCCCCGGCTGCCCGGCGGCGAGCACCGCGCCCGGTGCGCCGCGTGCCAGGAGGGCACCATCGACCAGGACGGATACTGCGAGCGCTGCGGACACGCCCAGGCACGCGAACGCGACCATATGGAGAGCGAGTTGGAGGGCATCGCCGCGGCCACCGACCGAGGGCTGCGCCATCACCGCAATGAGGACGCGTACGCGGTGTCCACCGCCGAGCTGCCCGACGGCTCACCGATCGTGATCGCCGTGGTGTGCGACGGCGTCTCCTCGGCCACCCGCCCCGACGAAGCCTCGGCCGCCGCGGCCCATGCGGCCGGTGAGGCGCTGCGGGCCTCGCTGCCGCGCGGCGCCCACCCCCAGCAGGCCATGAACGAGGCGATCGTCGCCGCCGCCGAGGCGGTCAACTCACTGGCCGTGGAGACCGGCGCGGCCGCTGCGCACCCCGAGGGCCAGCGCCATCAGAACGCACCGGCCTGCACCATCGTCAGCGCCGTCGTCACCGGCGACATCCTCACCATCGGCTGGGTCGGCGACAGCCGCGCCTACTGGGTCCCCGACGACCGTACGGCCCCGCCCGCCCGGCTCACCGAGGACGACTCCTGGGCGGCCCAGATGGTCGCCGCGGGGCTGATGTCGGAGGCCGAGGCGTACGCGGACGAGCGCGCCCACGCCATCACCGGCTGGCTCGGGGCGGACGCGTATGAGCTGGAGCCCCACACCGCCTCCTACAAACCGGACCGGCCGGGCGTCGTCGTGGTGTGCACCGACGGGCTGTGGAACTACGCCGAATCGCCGGAGCAGATGGCCCGCGCGGTGCCGCCGGACGCCCGCTCCCGGCCGCTGAACAGCGCCCAGATCCTGGTCGGCCACGCCCTCGACGGCGGGGGCCACGACAACGTAACAGTGGCGGTCGTGCCGTTCCCCGCGGCCCCGGGCCGGGCAGGATCCGCCTGA
- a CDS encoding thioesterase superfamily protein gives MARHIYPCPLRWSDMDAFGHVNNVTFLRYLEEARVDFMWRLAPGNGSDAFTGGVVVARHEIDYLKPLVHRHSPVTVETWVTEIKAAYLTLRYEIKDEDALYVRAATRIVPYDLDQSRPRRVSPEEEKFLTEYLEPDPVKKGAGKAAAKSGRSAGGAGSVGGVGGAERPEGAVAV, from the coding sequence ATGGCACGCCATATCTACCCCTGTCCCCTGCGCTGGTCCGACATGGACGCGTTCGGCCACGTCAACAACGTGACCTTCCTCCGCTACCTGGAGGAGGCACGGGTCGACTTCATGTGGCGGCTGGCGCCGGGGAACGGGAGTGACGCGTTCACCGGCGGCGTGGTCGTGGCCCGGCATGAGATCGACTATCTGAAGCCCCTCGTCCACCGGCACAGCCCGGTGACGGTCGAGACCTGGGTGACGGAGATCAAAGCCGCGTATCTCACCCTGCGCTACGAGATCAAGGACGAGGACGCGCTGTATGTGCGTGCCGCCACTCGCATCGTGCCCTACGACCTCGACCAGAGCCGTCCGCGCCGGGTCTCCCCGGAAGAGGAGAAGTTCCTGACCGAGTACCTGGAGCCGGACCCGGTGAAGAAGGGCGCAGGCAAGGCGGCTGCGAAGTCCGGCCGATCCGCCGGTGGCGCCGGATCCGTCGGTGGCGTCGGTGGCGCCGAGCGGCCGGAGGGGGCCGTCGCCGTATGA
- a CDS encoding peptidase yields the protein MISVKRRGAARLAAAVLASGLVAAGAIVTAGTAAADDAPPSQGGATATLGGLKTFDKAVIHENGKDQQVGAGLFEMSVDNGGSIQTYCIDLHNPTQSKAKYEEKSWAETSLANNPNAGKINWVLQNSYPQVNDLGALAKTAGTGALTEKTAAAGTQVAIWRFSDNAKVDAIDPQAEKLADYLEKSAQNLGEPKASLSLDPPAVSGKAGERLGPVKVHTNADSVTLTPGTEGGGSGVKLVDKSGKTLTSAADGGEVYFDVPKGAADGSATLTAQAATKVPVGRAFASATKSQTQILAGSSESTVSATATANWAKKGAVPAVSAEKDCAKGGVDITASNKGDEAFTFELLGQKYTVEAGQSKTVTAPVKEDQSYKFSITGPNGFEKTFSGVLDCKTASSGGGSDTPSSQPSPASAGGSTGGDTSGGDLAETGSSSNTPMIAGIAVALVVVGGGAVFFVRKKKAPAGQ from the coding sequence ATGATTTCTGTAAAGAGGCGGGGCGCTGCCCGCCTTGCGGCCGCCGTTTTGGCGTCCGGCCTGGTCGCGGCGGGTGCGATAGTCACCGCCGGCACCGCCGCCGCCGATGACGCGCCCCCGAGCCAGGGCGGCGCCACCGCCACGCTGGGCGGTCTCAAGACGTTCGACAAGGCCGTGATCCACGAGAACGGCAAGGACCAGCAGGTCGGCGCCGGCCTCTTCGAGATGTCGGTCGACAACGGCGGCTCCATCCAGACGTACTGCATTGATCTGCACAACCCGACGCAGAGCAAGGCGAAGTACGAGGAGAAGTCCTGGGCCGAGACGTCGCTGGCGAACAACCCCAACGCGGGCAAGATCAACTGGGTTCTGCAGAACTCCTACCCCCAGGTGAACGACCTCGGCGCGCTGGCGAAGACGGCCGGCACCGGTGCCCTCACCGAGAAGACCGCCGCCGCGGGTACGCAGGTCGCCATCTGGCGTTTCTCCGACAACGCGAAGGTCGACGCGATCGACCCGCAGGCCGAGAAGCTGGCCGACTACCTCGAGAAGAGCGCGCAGAACCTCGGGGAGCCCAAGGCGTCGCTGAGCCTGGACCCGCCGGCCGTCTCCGGCAAGGCCGGTGAGCGCCTCGGCCCGGTCAAGGTCCACACCAACGCCGACAGCGTCACCCTGACCCCGGGCACCGAGGGCGGGGGCAGTGGCGTCAAGCTTGTCGACAAGAGCGGCAAGACCCTCACCAGCGCCGCCGACGGCGGCGAGGTGTACTTCGACGTCCCGAAGGGCGCGGCGGACGGCTCCGCCACGCTGACCGCCCAGGCCGCCACCAAGGTTCCGGTGGGCCGCGCGTTCGCCAGCGCCACCAAGAGCCAGACGCAGATCCTGGCCGGGTCCAGCGAGAGCACCGTCTCCGCCACCGCCACCGCGAACTGGGCGAAGAAGGGCGCGGTCCCGGCGGTCTCCGCCGAGAAGGACTGCGCCAAGGGCGGCGTGGACATCACGGCCAGCAACAAGGGCGACGAGGCGTTCACCTTCGAGCTGCTGGGCCAGAAGTACACCGTCGAGGCGGGCCAGTCGAAGACCGTCACCGCCCCGGTGAAGGAGGACCAGAGCTACAAGTTCAGCATCACCGGTCCGAACGGCTTCGAGAAGACCTTCTCCGGCGTTCTCGACTGCAAGACCGCCAGCAGCGGTGGCGGCAGCGACACCCCCTCCTCGCAGCCGAGCCCCGCGTCGGCCGGTGGCAGCACCGGCGGTGACACCTCCGGTGGCGACCTCGCCGAGACCGGTAGCAGCAGCAACACCCCGATGATCGCGGGCATCGCCGTGGCACTGGTCGTCGTCGGTGGCGGCGCGGTCTTCTTCGTCCGCAAGAAGAAGGCGCCCGCGGGCCAGTGA